Genomic window (Vitis riparia cultivar Riparia Gloire de Montpellier isolate 1030 chromosome 4, EGFV_Vit.rip_1.0, whole genome shotgun sequence):
AACCCATTGCATTGAAGAGATCCTGTTTCCTTTGCCTGCAACACccaaaaatcattatcaaattatGGACTAGATATAATACAAATCTAAGATTCTTGATGGAATGATCACATCAGAGGTTTGGGCTTTTGTATATTTAGGTTACCTTCTAGAGCCAAGATCCCAGAATATCGTGCCAAACATTAAAGCTATGAAAGTTGTGAATAATAGTCTCACTGCTGTGTATGATGGGTTTCGCCAATATGACCAATGTTGCTTCCATAAGCAAGTCTTACATTGTGCGAAGAAAGATTGTGAATATTGAGTAGGGAAGTAAAGATCTTTTGAACCCGGAGGAGGTGTACTGAGTTCCTTGATCAATGCTTTGTTTCTCCTGAACCATTCACCATACAAATGAATAATTATAACAAAATCTTAGTGTATATCAGAAATTTTGGCATTCCTGAGGTTTTCAAGCCATTGCGAAATTGGAACATGTAAAAGCTTCTAAAAGTTCTGAAAATGTTCTGGAAATCATCAGGAATTTGGAATTCTGATTTTGAGTATGTCCAGTTTTGTGATAGGCATCAATACAGAAATTTAGAAGTATGGCATCCACCTTAGCCTGTTTCTGAAACATTGATGTGGTCCTACCTATATAGTTCAGAGTTCTTGTACACATCGGTGAAGTTAATGCCTAGAACTGCTTCTTGTGCTGCTGAAGTCACTTCCAACATCCAAGTTGCTGGATTGTAACCATCTTTTATCTTACTGACTCCATCAATTCCCTATGGAAACATAATAATACATGGCTTATTCCAGTAACAAGAGGCAAATATGGTGAATACCTAGAATCTCTTGTGTTTATTGACCTTACCTCAAAGTACTTAATCAGATGTGCAGAATGGTGGCCTAATGGGCCTGCATATATTTCTTCTCCTCCTCGTTTCAAAAGAAATAGCTGCAGTTTGACATTGAAATACTTAAACCTTGTATAAATCCAAGAAATGAAAACTAGTTATTGGTTCCATAACCACTAGAAAGATATCTTACCTCATCAAAAGCATCAAATATATCAATGCTTGGCTGGTGGATAGTGCACACCACAGTTCGTCCTGTGTCCACTGTGTTCCTCACTGTTCTCATCACTATTGCTGCTGCCCTGGCATCAAGCCCAGAGGTTGGTTCATCCATGAATATTATAGATGGGTTTGCTACAAGCTCGACTGCAACGGTCAGCCTCTTGCGCTGCTCGGTTGAGAGACCATCCACACCTGGCAATCCAACTAGTGCTTGCCTCAATGAATTCAGTTCCACAAGCTCCATTACCTCTTCAATGAACATCTGCAATCCATTAGTTAGCATGGAAGTTAAATTTATAGAATCTGGTATTCATTAACAACATAGAAATctttaattttgtattaaaatctATCTAATATCCTGTATGCTGGGCTGAAAGGGTTTGGATGTCACCTTTCTGGTTGCAGAATCAACTTCAGGAGGTAACCGAAGCCATGCAGAATAAAGCAAGGACTCATAGACTGTAACATGAGGAGAGTGGATATCAGTTTGCTCGCAATATCCTGATATGCGAGCAAATGTCTTTTGATTCTTTGGGTAACCAGATATCTTGATGCTTCCATCAATATATCCACCAGTTTTCCGGCCAGCCAATACATCCATTAGAGTGGTTTTTCCAGCACCACTAACACCCATTAAAGCCGTAAGGACTCCTGGCCTAAAAGAACCGCTCACGCCTTTCAAAAGTTCTAGTCGGTTCTCAGGTATGCCTTGTGCTTTCATTTCCTGCATAATGAAAAATCCAGCATATGGGAATTAGTAACTCAGATATCAAAACTAGGAGTTCCAAAAAAATCATGTATTATGCAGGATTCCTGGAAAATGGAGGCCAACGTTTCCGGGATGCCCTCCAAGTTTAGAACTTTTAAGTATCATTCTTGGTGCCTAAAACAGTTGGCTCTTAATCATAAAGATACCTGTGGCATATCTACTGCATATCGGATTTCATCAAAAGTAATGGAAAGAGGTtcaaaaggaagaatcattcCCCTCTTCCTGTTTTGATCAGCATTGTTAAAGGACCCCACTCTTGCAGACAATGATCTGGATGATCCACTTCGAATTTTGTTTCCTCCtgcatatgttttttttcacaTGGCTTctgttttagaaaatttgaagattgaagcaaaagaaatttatttgggAGATCACTAACTCACCAGTAGAGCTTGTTCCTCTTGATGATTGCTCAGTTAGGGTCTCTTCAGATAGAACTGTCTGATGCTTCCCATATGCTGCAGCAGATTGATCCAATTATCAGAACAATTACTCTAAGTTCTGAAAGTCCATAGATGAATGAAATGGAACTTACGATTGAGATAAGCTAGGGCCACAGTGAATAGGAAATTGAATAGGAGAACATATCCGATCAAAGCTCCTACTCCCAGCCAATACCAACGTGCCTCTGGGAAAATTCCTCGAGATTTCAAGACTAAAACACCTAACGGGTCTGTTGCATTTTCAGGAACCTACACATGAACATTTGCATAATAGTTTTAGCTGAAATTGATAGAGCTTATTGCCTGTTTTCTCTCATGAAATTAATGCCTACATGTCTCCAACTCTTCCCAAGGAATTCGTTCACAGCTATGGCATTCTGCCCGTACATCATAGGTGAAATCCAATAACCCCACATCCACCACGGCTTTACATCATCTTTtgataagaaaaagaaagcagTTTTCATTGTTAAAGTCAAAGTCATTGtcatgaaggaaaaaagaacaTGTTGTTTCCATTAaactgaaaattttctttttctcacctTTTGATAAGACGAATCCTCCCATAACTAAAACTGCAAGTAACGCAAATGAGCCAAATGTATTTGCGACTATGATGTTCCTTCCTAGTGCTGCCATGAGTCGAAGAAGTCCTGATGCCATCTGGTTAATACATAGGAGTAACAAGTACTGTCTGAAAAACCTGCCATTAAGCACATTCATCCAATCATGGAACCTCAAAATTTTAAGTGAGAAGCTGAATTCTAATTTTCTGTTTGTGGACTTACCTTTCAATGTTTGGATCAAAGCCAACAACATAATAAGTCATGAACACCCAAATGGCCACTTCTACAAGTGTGATTGGGATCTTGAGAATCCATGTGGGTAGAGAGAATGCCCATGAAGGATAGAAAAGTAGGTCCCTTTGTTTGTAAAAGACTGGAAGTTTCATGATTGTCAGGGCAAGCTCTGAAAATCCATTAAACATGATCATCATCAACGTGAAGAACATAGAACCCAAAAACATCCAGCCATCTGCTATCGTTTTCCGTGGCATCTCGGTTCTTAGAAATAATGTCATCATTATAAAAGCGAGAAGAATAAGCTGCACATGGAAAAAGAACAATGaattacaaaaatttgtttgaaatcaAGAGCTGAACTCCATACAGCTATAAAATTTTGATCTTGTCGtttatgaaatttttagtattttgatgAATTCTCGGattcatttcaattttgaacAGAACTGAAAGTTTATTGCATCAATACTACTTACTTGGCacattttgaaaatgtaaacaAATGAGTTCCTTTTCATAAGCAAGAGTTCTCTTGATATGCAAGCTTTCAATAGTTCCTTCTTGCTAACACCATACTTCTTAGTCGTTAAAGCAGCGGTGTGGGCCTTGGCCTTGTCAAACGGAATAGCAAGTTCATCACCTAGCCTCCGACCAACATGAAACGATTGAAATGCTTCAGAAAATTCTGTGACGGTAACAAAACTATAAGGTTCATCTCTATGAGCCCAATACTGCTCTTGATCCTTCTTTGATGTCACCTATGGTAGTACCAAACCAAAAGGATCGTAAGTCCATTGGGTTGTAAAGATTAGTAATTGAAATGAGAAAGACAATGTGATTCAGAACTAAAATTACTTCTTGTAAGAAGTCAGCCACTCCTTTTCTCTCGGGACATTTGAAACCCATGTGTTCAAAGAACTCTAGCACATTTTCACGGGGACCTTGATACACAATTTGCCCATCAGAAAGGAGAATTATATCATCGAATAGGTTATAGGTTTCTGGTGCTGGCTGGAGGAGGGAGATAATAGCAGTTCCCTTGAGGATGTGGATGGACTGCCTGATTGAATTTACAATCTGAAAAGTAGTTGAACTGTCCAAACCAGTTGATATCTCATCCATGAAAAGTGCTTTAGCCGGTCCAACCAGCATCTCTCCTGTATCATATTCATCAGAAGTTTTAAAAGAATGAACTCTAGTGCTTGGTGAAGAATTCAGGATTAGGAATAATTTAGCAACACTAGTGATTCAAATTCAGGTATCACATGTGAAAATAtcttgaagaaaatgaaattcagCTGTAATAACGAAACATGGCAAGAACCCAGAAACTGTCCATGATGAGAGAttgagagagtgagagaggatcactttatgataaaattaaaatgagatattttatgtttttacctGTTGTGAGTCGCCTTTTTTGCCCGCCAGAGATGCCTCGTACCATTTCATCCCCTACTATAGTATCAGCACAGACTTCAAGTCCCAAGATCTTCAGGTTTCAGAAACAGAAATAGAAACTACTAAGATTTTTGTTATATGTTTTTCTTCTCAAGACATTCCCATTAGCTTAgattgaatttaatttgataCCTTGAGAATATAGTCTGTAATTACACTGCCCCCCTGCCCTTTTAGTGCTGCTGCCTTCATATAGATAACATACAAATATCTTTAGATTATAGAAGAATTGATTCATCCACAACAATGATTAGTGACTATAGGGATGAAAATGTCAAAAAGAATGATTCATATAAGGTTTTTTCTGATCAAAATTGATCACCTTCATATAAATATCAATATCTGGATCAGGCTTAATGTTTGCCACCTTCTCTCTTCTTGATAATTCTGCTAACATATCTgcaaattttccaaatatgaAACAAATTGATTCATAtccattaaaattttttggaggGAGCAAAATGCATCTAAGTTGATGTCTTTGTAACTGACCATAACCGGTTCCAACACCTTGACATCTTGCTGAGAAAGCTAATGTTTCTCTGACAGTCATTTCTCCAATATGGAGATCATATTGACTTATGTAAGCTGAACTCCTCTGTGGAACAAACTCATCCATCCCATGGCCATTGTAGGAAACTCTCCCTGAAAGCTGAAAATTAACAAATACCCATATTATATAACACTAGTCAAACAATTCCCCAAAAACCTTAGTAATGAGAAGTGTTTTCTTACTTTCAGATCTGAGCCAAGTTTTCCTGCCAATGTCAATAATAATGTAGTCTTTCCAGAACTTGGCGGGCCTAAGAGTAATGTCATCCTGCAAATATTGATCAATGAATTGAGGAGTGGACTGTGCAGTGTCTAATTGGATGAATCCTAATCTAATTTGTCTTCTTACCTGCCAGGCTTGATGATTCCACTAACATCATGGAGGATTGGTAGTGGTTTTTTTCTACTTGGAAGAATGTGAAGATAATTCAAGAACCCCTTTAGGGAGAGAAAAATCATAGCATGAGATTGTTTGCAACTTAAAAGGTTAGAGCATAAggtatacatatataaattaatataatctaAAAAATGAATTACCTCTAACATATTAGCAGAGAAATTGATTATTGTAGGTAGTGCTCTGCCTCCTATATATGCTTCTGCATCCACTGTTATATGCTCAAACCGAACTTCAATGGTTGGAATATCAAGTCCAACTCTGTTTTAGACAATTAGAAACCAACATAAATACATCATACAAAAAGGCTTcatagaaaagaagaaaaagaaaatagctCAGAATCTCTAGTATTGATGTCATATTATGagcaaaagttttaaaaattttatggaCATCCTTCtgttttaaatatgaaaagcaGAGAGACACCATAATAATTAGATTATTAAAAACAATGCTTCTGACACAAAAGAACAGATGAGCATCAAAAGTCCAGATCAATCTGCAAGTTCAAGAACTGAAATTTTCcaacttttataattttggaaagaaagaaaacctacATTCATACATCATAACAAAAATGCATCAAATGCGAAAGAAAAAAGTTGCAGGACTTTCAAACAACCAAATCCTTTTTGAAGTTGAAGATTTGAGACTATTTTTTTGTGAAGCTTACCGATCAATGCGCTCCTTGAGTTTTAACAAGAACTTCTCATTATCTTCCTCTGCTATTTTCACAAGCCTCTCTAACAAATTCTTTTTCTCAATCAACCCAAGACTTGTTATGTCAATTTCTCTTGCTTTTCCCTCTTCTTCAGCAAGTATGCCCCTCCTTATACGTAGATATGTTGGAAGTTTCTCTATAGCAGCCCATTTAAGTGCTTCTTCATCGTCTTCATCTCGAGAAGACCTTGAGAAAACTTCCATGCCACTGTTCCTCCATATGTTAGAACTGCTCAGACGTGCACTGTTGACTCTGTACACATCGCTACTCTCCATTTGGGCCAATCTATTCTACAGTATTCGGCGAAACCTAAAAGATCACAGTAGGTTTTCTCTAAGTTTCATGCCAAATAGggttatatttatgaattttagaGCTGGTGCAGCTCAAATTCAGATATGGAACggcttctctctctctatctatctatctcaCATACTTTTTTGGATAagtatctctctctctctctctctctctctctctcacatacAAACAACAGAACTGAGAAATGTTTCTCTCTGTTCCTTGCTGTCTTTCTGTTCCTCAGTTGGAGGATTATGAGAACATTTGAATTTGTTTGAGGAGAGTGATGAGAGAGGGGTACATATATAGCCTTAGAGGACCTACAAAAGGGTCAATTTTTTCATACTTTATTATATTGTGACcataaaaacagagaaaaatgCATATACTATTGAAAAGTTAGAAGTTCATCAAAATGTACTAAGATGCTcacttttacctttttatttttattttattttgtattacttatttcattttcctcCGTAGAAGGTCTATCATCTTCAAACTTTTTAACCAAAGTTCTAATTTTCTGGGGAAATTTTTCTTGGTGCTGAATCAGCTTCCATTTCCCAAATTCTGTGTTCATTCCACTACTTTTATCATATTCCtaccaaattttcataatctagaaacaaaaaaagaaaataaaaacattgaaGGGGTTTGAAACATTccctagaaaataaaaaatgaaataccaAAGCTTTTGTCAACCAAATTTAGCCTCACTTCAGTTAGATTTCTTTGAAAGTTGAGGACTGCAGTACCATCATCAGGGACTGGTCTATATATGTACACACATCATGTTTTGGTTAATCCTTTGACTTTAATGGGCTCTTCTCTGTCAAATTAAtattcttctctctttttgagAGAAGGGAGCTACTACTAGTAGATCCATTGATGAGAAAGATTCTTCCAAGGaaacgaaaaagaaaatggaaatggaaacatATGATGATGTCCTGTTTAGGACCTTCCTTGCATTACACTAATTCCTGGAGGGgccattattttatcatttgttCTCGATTAATGCAAGTATCTCAAGGTGTTCTCCATTGAGGTCATGATGCCATTATTTAAATCAtgcattatttttctaatttttgaatCCTGCTATGTCcaaagtctctctctctctctctctctctctctctctctcttttaatcAGTGTTAGATTTAAATACTGTAACATTTAGATCAACTAGCCATGAGGCACATGCAACATGTCTGATGttgtaatagaaaataaatctaGCTTCTTTCCATGGTGGTTTCCCTTTTCTTTACttaattgtttattatttattttaaaattttgcagcataaggaagagaaggaaattcttttaaaaGGCACTTCATTAATTGGGTTGAAATTTACAATAaatatatttctctatttgACTGTTcccttattttttgttcttttccaACAAGTTAATGGTTGAAAAACTAACTTAAAGTTCAAATTCACATTTCTGGATGCACAACACATTGTGAATTACTCTGCAACAACTGTTTTATCTTTTAATACATAGAAAATCTTAATTGTAAATTATAAAGTGCCAGCTAAAACTTAAGTAGCACCTTTCGAAGGACtctatgcaaaaaaaaaaaaaaaagaaaaaagaaaaaaagaaggccaaataaaaaatgactttccATGTCAAATGTCAAAAGGTTGGGTGAAGGTGTATGTAGAATGGCGGAtagaaattgatttattgag
Coding sequences:
- the LOC117912064 gene encoding pleiotropic drug resistance protein 1-like, whose amino-acid sequence is MESSDVYRVNSARLSSSNIWRNSGMEVFSRSSRDEDDEEALKWAAIEKLPTYLRIRRGILAEEEGKAREIDITSLGLIEKKNLLERLVKIAEEDNEKFLLKLKERIDRVGLDIPTIEVRFEHITVDAEAYIGGRALPTIINFSANMLEGFLNYLHILPSRKKPLPILHDVSGIIKPGRMTLLLGPPSSGKTTLLLTLAGKLGSDLKLSGRVSYNGHGMDEFVPQRSSAYISQYDLHIGEMTVRETLAFSARCQGVGTGYDMLAELSRREKVANIKPDPDIDIYMKAAALKGQGGSVITDYILKILGLEVCADTIVGDEMVRGISGGQKRRLTTGEMLVGPAKALFMDEISTGLDSSTTFQIVNSIRQSIHILKGTAIISLLQPAPETYNLFDDIILLSDGQIVYQGPRENVLEFFEHMGFKCPERKGVADFLQEVTSKKDQEQYWAHRDEPYSFVTVTEFSEAFQSFHVGRRLGDELAIPFDKAKAHTAALTTKKYGVSKKELLKACISRELLLMKRNSFVYIFKMCQLILLAFIMMTLFLRTEMPRKTIADGWMFLGSMFFTLMMIMFNGFSELALTIMKLPVFYKQRDLLFYPSWAFSLPTWILKIPITLVEVAIWVFMTYYVVGFDPNIERFFRQYLLLLCINQMASGLLRLMAALGRNIIVANTFGSFALLAVLVMGGFVLSKDDVKPWWMWGYWISPMMYGQNAIAVNEFLGKSWRHVPENATDPLGVLVLKSRGIFPEARWYWLGVGALIGYVLLFNFLFTVALAYLNPYGKHQTVLSEETLTEQSSRGTSSTGGNKIRSGSSRSLSARVGSFNNADQNRKRGMILPFEPLSITFDEIRYAVDMPQEMKAQGIPENRLELLKGVSGSFRPGVLTALMGVSGAGKTTLMDVLAGRKTGGYIDGSIKISGYPKNQKTFARISGYCEQTDIHSPHVTVYESLLYSAWLRLPPEVDSATRKMFIEEVMELVELNSLRQALVGLPGVDGLSTEQRKRLTVAVELVANPSIIFMDEPTSGLDARAAAIVMRTVRNTVDTGRTVVCTIHQPSIDIFDAFDELFLLKRGGEEIYAGPLGHHSAHLIKYFEGIDGVSKIKDGYNPATWMLEVTSAAQEAVLGINFTDVYKNSELYRRNKALIKELSTPPPGSKDLYFPTQYSQSFFAQCKTCLWKQHWSYWRNPSYTAVRLLFTTFIALMFGTIFWDLGSRRQRKQDLFNAMGSMYCAVLFIGAQNATSVQPVVAIERTVFYREKAAGMYSALPYAFGQVMIELPYILIQTIIYGVIVYAMIGFDWTMTKFFWYIFFMYFTFLYFTFYGMMAVAVSPNHNIAAIISSAFYAIWNLFSGFIVPRTRIPVWWRWYYWCCPISWTLYGLIGSQFGDMKDKLDTGETIEDFVRSYFGFRNDFLGIVAAVIVGIPVLFGFTFAYSIKAFNFQKR